CCTAAATCAGCAGCCTGAAGCGCCTTGAGATACCTTTCCCTCACTGTTTTTCTTATGATGATGGGAAAATACCCTCTTTTGATCAATATATAATTGAGCAGCATTCGCCCGATTCTGCCATTCCCATCTGCGAAGGGGTGGATCTTCTCAAATCGATGGTGGAATTTAAATGCTAATTCAAGCGGATACATTGCATCCTTATTGTCCTGATACCACGTTATCAGCATCTTCATCTCTTTTTCGACGTGCTCGGGTTTGGTTAATTCAAGATCTCTGCCAAGCAGGATATTGGGCACTTTTTTATAACCAACCCGATTATCAATATTCTTCATGATTTTTTTGTGCAGATTGATGATAGCTGATTCAGTCAGCTCCCTCTTCGAATCAAAGAGATCCGAAAACACCATATAGGAATTCTTTGCATCATAGACCTCTCTCAGGTCAGCAGAGCTCTCTACCTTATCCTCAAAGACGATCTCTGAGAAGTTTTTTAATGTGAGCGAGTTGCCTTCAAGAGCGTTTGATTCGAATACAAAGTTAGCGACGAACCTCTTTTTAACGTCCATCCAATCCTTGCTGTGGAGAGATTTCCTGATTTCGTGGTATTTAATGTTCATTTCCTCAATCTTCTCTACTTCAGAAAGATCGAGAGGATATTCAAGATGAGCGTATCTCTTTCGTATATCCTTCATAACCAAAGCATGGGTTTTCCTGTCCACATCAAGCGCAAAATCCTTCATGCCTTTTTTTATCTGGGCATCGGAGACCTCACCTTTCCTGCCGAGGTACTTGCTTATCTTAAACACTGTGTTTTTTATTCGCAGGGTTTTATTTACGTAGAGGTAGGGTATCCCCTTCAGCTTCCTTTCCTGAACAAAGACCATGGCGCTGGTTACACCTACATATATTTAAATCTTTCTATTTGTGTAGGTGTATCCTCACAAACGGGTATTTTGGAGAAGACGGCAGCAGGATTTTCTGCATGTAAGGGATGCGGGCGGAATTGGGAGCAGGGAGCTGGATGGCTGGAGAACGGGGCAGGATGATCCTCA
The sequence above is drawn from the Candidatus Nanoarchaeia archaeon genome and encodes:
- a CDS encoding Fic family protein; translated protein: MVFVQERKLKGIPYLYVNKTLRIKNTVFKISKYLGRKGEVSDAQIKKGMKDFALDVDRKTHALVMKDIRKRYAHLEYPLDLSEVEKIEEMNIKYHEIRKSLHSKDWMDVKKRFVANFVFESNALEGNSLTLKNFSEIVFEDKVESSADLREVYDAKNSYMVFSDLFDSKRELTESAIINLHKKIMKNIDNRVGYKKVPNILLGRDLELTKPEHVEKEMKMLITWYQDNKDAMYPLELAFKFHHRFEKIHPFADGNGRIGRMLLNYILIKRGYFPIIIRKTVRERYLKALQAADLGTYVVLMRFALEKAKQTHRKFFEVYYHYL